Proteins from a single region of Amycolatopsis sp. CA-230715:
- a CDS encoding DUF3159 domain-containing protein, which produces MLVVSIVIRRPLVGVLWSVANRAPLTWRHDRSSAFGYDLATAAAAAVFGARFVVQNWLYGEDLTGWLAFAKIVMGYPLTVVAVLAAAWAVRHASRNRPSAAAVRSGASSGR; this is translated from the coding sequence GTGCTGGTGGTGTCGATCGTGATCCGCCGCCCGCTCGTCGGCGTGCTGTGGAGCGTGGCGAACAGGGCGCCGCTGACCTGGCGGCACGACCGGTCGTCCGCGTTCGGCTACGACCTGGCGACCGCGGCCGCCGCTGCCGTGTTCGGCGCCCGGTTCGTCGTGCAGAACTGGCTCTACGGCGAGGATCTCACGGGCTGGCTGGCCTTCGCGAAGATCGTCATGGGGTACCCGTTGACGGTGGTCGCCGTCCTCGCGGCCGCGTGGGCCGTCCGTCACGCCTCCAGAAACCGACCGAGTGCCGCGGCGGTCCGGTCGGGCGCTTCCTCCGGGAGGTAG
- a CDS encoding MarR family winged helix-turn-helix transcriptional regulator, with translation MSSDGQGLDADDAVRALLLLMPRMIGRVKRIPVPEELQSLSLAPRHLSLLSYLLFDGAMTVNELAERLEVAPATVSLMVSELSRKGILAREEDDADRRRRIVSITDRHLPAIEEWLAQGATAWRAALGPLTPDERRLFVDTLRAYESAVSGGSIPG, from the coding sequence ATGTCCTCGGACGGGCAGGGGCTGGACGCCGACGACGCCGTGCGCGCGCTGTTGCTGCTGATGCCGCGCATGATCGGACGGGTCAAACGCATCCCGGTCCCCGAGGAGCTGCAGTCGCTTTCCCTCGCGCCGCGGCACCTGTCTCTGTTGTCCTACCTGCTCTTCGACGGGGCGATGACGGTCAACGAACTGGCCGAGCGGCTCGAAGTGGCACCCGCGACGGTGAGCCTCATGGTCTCCGAACTCAGCCGCAAGGGAATCCTGGCGCGCGAGGAGGACGACGCCGATCGCAGGCGTCGCATCGTCAGCATCACCGACCGGCACCTCCCCGCGATCGAGGAGTGGCTCGCGCAGGGGGCCACCGCGTGGCGGGCCGCGCTCGGGCCGCTCACCCCGGACGAACGCCGCCTGTTCGTGGACACCTTGCGCGCCTACGAAAGCGCCGTCAGCGGCGGGTCGATTCCCGGATGA
- a CDS encoding UdgX family uracil-DNA binding protein (This protein belongs to the uracil DNA glycosylase superfamily, members of which act in excision repair of DNA. However, it belongs more specifically to UdgX branch, whose founding member was found to bind uracil in DNA (where it does not belong), without cleaving it, appears to promote DNA repair by a pathway involving RecA, rather than base excision.) — MTDAEPYVPDTTEISRLASAVRSCRGCGLYRDATQAVFGAGPEDASVVVVGEQPGDVEDREGEPFVGPAGHLLDEALGEAGIDRGSVYLTNAVKHFKFTRPERGKRRIHQKPGRTEIVACRPWLLAELAATGPEVVVFLGATAAQALLGSRFRVTKERGRVLDLPDGITAHAAKFVATVHPSSVLRAPDRDAAYRDFLADLRVVAAV, encoded by the coding sequence GTGACCGACGCCGAACCGTACGTACCGGATACCACCGAGATTTCCCGGCTCGCCTCCGCGGTGCGGTCCTGCCGCGGCTGCGGGCTGTACCGGGACGCGACCCAGGCCGTGTTCGGCGCCGGTCCCGAGGACGCGTCGGTGGTGGTGGTCGGTGAACAGCCCGGTGACGTCGAGGACCGCGAGGGCGAGCCGTTCGTCGGCCCGGCGGGGCACCTGCTCGACGAGGCGCTGGGCGAGGCCGGGATCGACCGCGGGAGCGTGTACTTGACCAACGCGGTCAAGCACTTCAAGTTCACCCGTCCCGAACGCGGCAAGCGCCGCATCCATCAGAAGCCCGGCCGGACCGAGATCGTCGCCTGCCGGCCGTGGCTGCTGGCCGAACTGGCCGCGACCGGGCCGGAGGTCGTGGTGTTCCTCGGCGCGACGGCGGCGCAGGCGTTGCTCGGCAGCCGGTTCAGGGTGACCAAGGAGCGCGGCCGGGTGCTCGACCTGCCGGACGGCATCACCGCGCACGCGGCCAAGTTCGTGGCGACCGTGCACCCGTCGTCCGTGCTGCGCGCGCCCGACCGCGACGCCGCCTACCGCGATTTCCTCGCCGACCTCCGGGTCGTCGCGGCCGTGTGA
- a CDS encoding winged helix-turn-helix transcriptional regulator yields the protein MEKVNQEARRSRSYGQFCALARSLDVVGDRWTLLIVRELLPGPMRYTELKTSLKGIATNLLSERLKTMEANGIVERRLEEAGVVYALTPWGAGLRAPMEALGRWGTPLLATGQGDDVFQPRWLTLALPALLQGATASPPVDLGIEADGFLMTLRVDEHGPSAFVADREPASVFTATPDVIVALATGTISVERAIAAGEFRGDLNVLRTAFAPMTTKAQAAAGARKQRPDRDN from the coding sequence ATGGAAAAAGTCAACCAAGAAGCCAGGCGCTCGCGTTCCTACGGGCAGTTCTGCGCCCTCGCGCGCTCTTTGGACGTCGTCGGGGACCGGTGGACGCTGCTCATCGTGCGCGAGCTGTTGCCGGGGCCGATGCGCTACACGGAGTTGAAGACCTCGCTCAAGGGCATCGCGACGAACCTCCTGTCTGAGCGACTGAAGACCATGGAGGCGAACGGGATCGTCGAGCGCCGTCTCGAGGAAGCGGGTGTCGTCTACGCCCTCACGCCGTGGGGAGCGGGGCTGCGAGCGCCGATGGAGGCGCTCGGCCGGTGGGGAACGCCGCTGCTGGCGACCGGACAGGGCGACGACGTCTTTCAGCCACGCTGGCTGACCCTGGCGCTGCCTGCTCTCTTGCAAGGCGCGACCGCTTCTCCTCCCGTCGACCTCGGCATCGAGGCGGACGGATTCCTCATGACCCTCAGGGTCGACGAACACGGCCCGAGCGCATTCGTGGCCGATCGGGAACCGGCCTCGGTGTTCACTGCCACTCCCGACGTGATCGTCGCCTTGGCGACCGGAACGATCAGCGTCGAGCGGGCGATCGCCGCGGGCGAATTCCGGGGCGACTTGAACGTCCTCCGAACCGCGTTCGCCCCTATGACGACCAAGGCGCAAGCTGCCGCGGGTGCGCGCAAACAACGTCCTGACCGCGACAACTAG
- a CDS encoding DUF1761 domain-containing protein: MDLSISWPAVAVAIVAGMAIAWIWYSDWGLVGCSWRKLTGVTKEDSDRSGKRPFVVLVASIVVTALALAAASSIASGFFGTDSFWGAVAVGLVAWLGFSLTTLAQHNGFEQKPVRLTLINSAYQLVLFLGMAVPIGLVR; this comes from the coding sequence GTGGACCTGAGCATCAGCTGGCCAGCCGTCGCGGTCGCGATCGTGGCCGGAATGGCGATCGCCTGGATTTGGTACAGCGATTGGGGACTGGTCGGCTGCTCCTGGCGGAAGCTGACCGGGGTGACGAAGGAGGACTCCGACCGAAGCGGCAAGAGGCCGTTCGTTGTCCTGGTGGCGTCGATCGTCGTCACCGCACTGGCTCTCGCGGCCGCCAGTTCCATCGCGTCCGGATTCTTCGGCACCGATTCCTTCTGGGGCGCCGTGGCAGTCGGACTCGTGGCGTGGCTCGGCTTCTCGCTGACCACCCTCGCGCAGCACAACGGCTTCGAGCAGAAGCCTGTTCGGCTCACTCTGATCAACAGCGCCTATCAGCTCGTGCTGTTCCTGGGCATGGCGGTCCCGATCGGGTTGGTGCGGTAG
- a CDS encoding PPOX class F420-dependent oxidoreductase codes for MPETRELAGGKNFAAVTTVLPSGRLQTQLVWVDVADGKILLNTETHRRKYRNVRRDPRITVVIRDEQDPYRYAEIRGHVSDTVTGDRARAQIDELAHKYIEGPYPPDAIKSERVIVLVTAERQTFIDQNAGVAD; via the coding sequence ATGCCGGAGACCCGGGAACTGGCCGGTGGCAAGAACTTCGCCGCGGTGACGACGGTGCTCCCGAGCGGGCGGCTGCAGACCCAGCTCGTCTGGGTGGACGTCGCGGACGGGAAGATCCTGCTGAACACCGAGACGCACCGGCGCAAGTACCGCAACGTACGGCGCGATCCGCGCATCACCGTGGTGATCAGGGACGAGCAGGACCCGTACCGCTACGCGGAGATCCGCGGCCACGTGTCGGACACCGTCACCGGCGACCGGGCGCGTGCGCAGATCGACGAGCTGGCGCACAAGTACATCGAAGGCCCGTACCCGCCGGACGCGATCAAATCGGAGCGGGTGATCGTGCTGGTGACCGCGGAGCGGCAGACGTTCATCGACCAGAACGCCGGTGTCGCGGACTGA
- a CDS encoding beta/gamma crystallin domain-containing protein: protein MIAAAAATAAAFTMVVPTGTSFAIDHISCKDGENFLKIWSHLGGGDSVDCYANKGRIGFGGWWIDKIYTGNNDLVYYDSNGASVRVDRWTTITYPNRPPKVRVIEIL from the coding sequence GTGATCGCGGCGGCGGCTGCCACCGCCGCGGCGTTCACGATGGTCGTGCCGACCGGGACGTCGTTCGCCATCGACCACATTTCCTGCAAGGACGGGGAAAACTTCCTGAAGATCTGGTCGCACCTCGGCGGCGGCGACAGCGTGGACTGCTATGCCAACAAAGGACGGATCGGATTCGGCGGCTGGTGGATCGACAAGATCTACACCGGGAACAACGACCTCGTCTACTACGACAGCAACGGTGCTTCGGTGCGAGTCGACCGGTGGACCACGATCACCTATCCGAACCGCCCGCCGAAGGTCCGCGTCATCGAAATCCTCTGA
- a CDS encoding LysR family transcriptional regulator yields MDARQLEYFLAVVDHGGMNRAAQALYVAQPSLSQSIRALERDLGGALFDRVGRRLVLTQAGRALVEPARQVVRGLETARASVESASGVRSGRVELAAMPSQAVEPLTGMIRRFTAEYPGLTLTVKAAFTADGVLDLVRTGAVEIGLLASAAPVKAAGLVTTPAGRQRFVLIAPPNCPLGAPVRREDLAGQRLIVGQLGTGMRRYVDDLLADGIDVRGVVESEHREAILPLVLGGVGLAVLADSWAPLARAAGALVLDLEPPAHLDLALVSRPAPTPAAEAFLAVARDLR; encoded by the coding sequence ATGGACGCCAGGCAGCTCGAATACTTCCTCGCGGTGGTCGACCACGGCGGGATGAACCGGGCGGCGCAGGCGCTCTACGTGGCACAGCCGTCGTTGTCGCAGTCGATCCGGGCGCTGGAGCGCGATCTCGGCGGCGCGCTGTTCGACCGGGTCGGCAGGCGCCTCGTCCTGACCCAGGCAGGGCGGGCACTGGTGGAACCCGCGCGCCAGGTGGTCCGCGGCCTCGAAACCGCCCGCGCCAGCGTCGAATCGGCGTCCGGGGTGCGCAGCGGTCGGGTGGAGCTGGCGGCGATGCCCTCGCAGGCGGTGGAACCCCTCACCGGGATGATCCGGCGCTTCACCGCGGAGTACCCCGGCCTCACCCTGACGGTCAAAGCCGCCTTCACCGCGGACGGAGTGCTCGACCTGGTCCGCACCGGCGCCGTCGAGATCGGCCTGCTGGCGAGCGCCGCACCGGTGAAGGCGGCCGGGCTGGTCACGACACCCGCCGGACGGCAGCGGTTCGTCCTGATCGCCCCGCCGAACTGCCCGCTCGGCGCACCGGTGCGACGGGAGGACCTCGCCGGGCAGCGCCTGATCGTCGGCCAGCTCGGCACCGGGATGCGGCGCTACGTCGACGACCTGCTCGCCGACGGGATTGACGTGCGCGGGGTCGTCGAGTCCGAGCACCGAGAAGCCATCCTCCCGCTCGTGCTCGGCGGGGTCGGGCTCGCCGTGCTCGCCGATTCCTGGGCACCGCTGGCACGCGCGGCAGGCGCGCTCGTCCTCGACCTCGAACCGCCCGCCCACCTCGATCTCGCACTGGTGAGCCGTCCCGCGCCGACCCCCGCCGCGGAAGCCTTCCTCGCCGTGGCACGGGACCTCCGATAG
- a CDS encoding beta/gamma crystallin domain-containing protein: protein MISGKNKAGRVIAAAAATAAAFTMVVPTGTSFAIDRVTCKDGENFLKIWSHYNGHNSVACYANKGAVDFGGWWIDKIYTGNNDMVYYDDNPTVPPQRINRWTTITYPNRPPQVSAIEIL from the coding sequence GTGATTTCGGGTAAGAATAAAGCTGGCCGTGTGATCGCGGCGGCGGCTGCCACCGCTGCGGCGTTCACGATGGTCGTGCCGACCGGGACGTCGTTCGCCATCGACCGTGTCACCTGCAAAGATGGCGAAAACTTCCTGAAGATCTGGTCGCATTACAACGGTCACAACAGTGTGGCTTGCTATGCGAACAAGGGAGCGGTCGATTTCGGCGGCTGGTGGATCGACAAGATCTACACCGGGAACAACGACATGGTCTATTACGACGACAATCCGACGGTGCCGCCACAGCGAATCAACCGGTGGACCACGATCACCTATCCGAACCGCCCGCCGCAGGTTTCAGCCATCGAAATCCTCTGA
- a CDS encoding alpha/beta fold hydrolase — protein sequence MSVPLPSAFRYRDVDADGVRIHCAVAGEGPPVLLLHGYPQTHLIWHHVAPVLTLAHTVVLADLRGYGDSGKPVSTSDNTTYSKRAMARDQVSVMAELGFDRFAVAGHDRGGRVAHRMALDHPDAVTRLAVLDIVPTRHVYEHADAAFSKAYYHWGFLTAGNGIPERLIGGDPEFWVRARMTARHRGGVAFDPAALDEYVRCFSDPAAISASCADYRAAATIDLEHDRADAARSVGCPVLALWGAESFVGRHYDVLGVWRAYAGDVRGEALPSDHYLPEEAPDRTAAALGRFLEA from the coding sequence GTGAGCGTTCCGCTGCCATCGGCATTCCGGTACCGCGACGTCGACGCGGACGGCGTCCGGATCCACTGCGCGGTGGCGGGGGAGGGGCCGCCGGTCCTGCTGCTGCACGGCTACCCGCAGACGCACCTCATCTGGCACCACGTCGCACCGGTCCTCACGCTGGCGCACACCGTGGTGCTGGCCGATCTCCGCGGCTACGGCGACAGCGGCAAACCCGTGTCCACATCGGACAACACGACCTACTCGAAGCGCGCGATGGCGCGTGACCAGGTGTCGGTGATGGCGGAGCTGGGGTTCGACCGGTTCGCCGTGGCAGGCCACGACCGCGGCGGGCGCGTGGCACACCGCATGGCGCTCGACCACCCGGACGCCGTCACCCGCCTGGCGGTGCTCGACATCGTCCCGACCAGGCACGTCTACGAGCACGCGGACGCCGCGTTCAGCAAGGCCTACTACCACTGGGGTTTCCTCACCGCGGGCAACGGCATCCCGGAACGCCTCATCGGCGGCGACCCCGAATTCTGGGTGCGGGCACGGATGACCGCGCGCCACCGCGGCGGCGTCGCCTTCGACCCGGCCGCGCTCGACGAGTACGTCCGGTGCTTCTCCGACCCGGCGGCGATCAGCGCGTCGTGCGCGGACTACCGCGCGGCCGCGACGATCGACCTCGAGCACGATCGCGCGGACGCCGCGCGATCGGTCGGGTGCCCGGTGCTCGCCTTGTGGGGAGCGGAAAGCTTCGTCGGCCGCCACTACGACGTGCTCGGCGTGTGGCGCGCCTACGCCGGTGATGTCCGCGGTGAGGCGCTGCCGTCGGACCACTACCTCCCGGAGGAAGCGCCCGACCGGACCGCCGCGGCACTCGGTCGGTTTCTGGAGGCGTGA
- a CDS encoding tartrate dehydrogenase, producing MHSHRIALIPGDGIGREVTPAACAVLDAVASRHGIRFGYDEFDWSCTRYEATGAMMPDDGLDRIRAHDAIFLGAVGAPGVPDHVSLWGLLIPIRRQFRQYVNLRPIRVFPGLPSPLRDADGVDFTVVRENVEGEYSEVGGRFGTGFGEELAVQEAVFTRAGVTRIADYACALAARRRGHLTSATKSNGIVHTMPFWDEVVAERAAAHPEVSLAREHIDALCAKVVLDPGRFDVIVASNLFGDILSDLAAAVAGGIGIAPAANLNPEREFPSMFEPVHGSAPDIAGTGVANPLGAIWTAAMLLDHLGHAEAAAEVETAMAAVLARTAVRTPDLGGTASTAEFTRTVLAHLEEAK from the coding sequence ATGCACTCCCACCGCATCGCACTCATCCCTGGCGACGGCATCGGCCGCGAGGTGACTCCGGCCGCCTGCGCCGTCCTCGACGCCGTGGCCTCGCGGCACGGAATCCGGTTCGGCTACGACGAATTCGACTGGTCCTGCACGCGCTACGAGGCCACCGGCGCGATGATGCCCGACGACGGGCTCGACCGGATCCGCGCGCACGACGCGATCTTTCTCGGCGCCGTCGGCGCGCCGGGCGTACCGGACCACGTTTCGCTGTGGGGCCTGCTGATCCCGATCCGGCGCCAGTTCCGGCAGTACGTGAACCTCCGCCCGATCCGCGTGTTCCCCGGACTGCCGAGCCCGCTGCGGGACGCCGACGGCGTCGACTTCACCGTGGTCAGGGAAAACGTCGAAGGCGAGTACAGCGAAGTCGGCGGCCGGTTCGGCACCGGGTTCGGCGAGGAACTCGCCGTGCAGGAGGCAGTGTTCACCCGCGCCGGTGTCACGCGGATCGCCGACTACGCGTGCGCACTCGCCGCCCGCCGCCGCGGGCACCTCACCTCGGCCACCAAATCGAACGGGATCGTGCACACGATGCCGTTCTGGGACGAGGTCGTCGCCGAACGCGCCGCCGCGCATCCCGAGGTTTCCCTTGCACGAGAGCACATCGACGCGTTGTGCGCGAAGGTCGTACTGGACCCCGGCCGGTTCGACGTGATCGTCGCGTCGAACCTGTTCGGCGATATCCTCAGCGATCTGGCCGCCGCGGTCGCGGGCGGGATCGGCATCGCGCCCGCCGCGAACCTCAACCCCGAACGGGAGTTCCCGTCGATGTTCGAGCCCGTGCACGGATCCGCGCCGGACATCGCGGGCACCGGCGTCGCGAACCCGCTCGGGGCGATCTGGACCGCGGCCATGCTGCTCGACCACCTCGGGCACGCCGAGGCCGCGGCCGAAGTGGAAACCGCGATGGCCGCCGTGCTCGCCCGCACCGCGGTCCGCACGCCCGATCTCGGCGGCACCGCGAGCACGGCGGAGTTCACGCGTACCGTGCTGGCACACCTGGAGGAGGCGAAGTGA